A region from the Rhodopseudomonas julia genome encodes:
- a CDS encoding DUF938 domain-containing protein produces MVAAARLLYFPEMTDFIPGRQSTSPVAAGDKRLDTRSFHKNHVPIRAALTPFLERRSGDVLEVGSGSGQHIVGFAKAFPHLTFWPSDMDDAHRASTAAWAALNPQPNLRDVVDLNLCESWRLGEDGGATGRPPAELAAILAINILHVTPFVVSGHLMAGAGRYLADDGLLFIYGPFAHDGAMSESNAEFDAQLRAANPEWGLRDVQALCVLAGENGLKPVDKIEMPANNHILVYGR; encoded by the coding sequence ATGGTCGCGGCCGCCCGCCTTCTCTATTTTCCGGAAATGACCGATTTCATCCCTGGCCGTCAAAGCACGAGCCCCGTGGCCGCGGGCGACAAACGCCTCGACACGCGTTCCTTCCACAAGAACCACGTGCCGATCCGCGCGGCGCTGACGCCGTTTCTGGAGAGGCGCTCAGGCGACGTTCTGGAAGTGGGCTCCGGCTCAGGCCAGCACATTGTCGGCTTCGCCAAGGCCTTTCCGCATCTGACCTTCTGGCCTTCCGACATGGATGACGCGCATCGGGCGAGCACCGCCGCCTGGGCGGCGCTCAACCCGCAGCCCAATTTGCGCGACGTCGTCGATCTTAATCTCTGCGAGAGCTGGCGGCTCGGCGAAGACGGCGGCGCGACAGGGCGGCCGCCAGCAGAACTTGCCGCCATCCTCGCCATCAACATCCTGCATGTGACACCTTTTGTGGTCTCGGGACATTTGATGGCGGGCGCCGGCCGTTATCTCGCTGACGACGGGCTTCTCTTCATCTACGGCCCGTTCGCCCATGACGGCGCCATGAGCGAGAGCAATGCCGAATTCGACGCGCAATTGCGGGCGGCCAACCCGGAATGGGGTCTGCGCGACGTGCAGGCGCTCTGCGTCCTTGCCGGCGAGAATGGGTTGAAGCCGGTCGACAAGATCGAGATGCCGGCGAACAACCACATTCTGGTCTACGGACGCTGA
- the folD gene encoding bifunctional methylenetetrahydrofolate dehydrogenase/methenyltetrahydrofolate cyclohydrolase FolD, translating to MSEPQAHPKAHIIDGKVIAPQTIDKVKAARETLEAETGVKPGLAVVIVGEDPASQVYVRNKGLKAEECGFHSETHRLPEATSEAELLALITRLNADPKIHGILAQLPLPKHISEKAVIAAIDPDKDVDGLSPINVGRLVSGLADEALVSCTPAGCLVMAKSVTPDLSGLNAVVVGRSNIVGKPVAHLLLAENCTVTIAHSRTRDLPSVCRSADILVAAVGRPKMIKGDWVKPGATVIDVGINRIPAPEKGEGKTRLVGDVDFGEAAEVAGAITPVPGGVGLMTIAMLMANTVIAASRKAGRPEIGAAILQG from the coding sequence ATGTCCGAGCCCCAAGCGCACCCCAAAGCTCACATCATCGACGGCAAGGTGATCGCACCGCAGACCATCGACAAAGTGAAGGCGGCGCGCGAGACGCTCGAAGCGGAAACCGGCGTGAAGCCGGGGCTTGCCGTCGTCATCGTCGGCGAGGATCCGGCAAGCCAGGTCTATGTCCGTAACAAGGGGCTGAAGGCGGAGGAATGCGGCTTTCATTCCGAGACGCACCGCCTGCCGGAGGCAACGAGCGAGGCCGAGCTTCTCGCCCTGATCACGCGGCTCAATGCCGACCCGAAGATCCATGGCATCCTGGCGCAGCTTCCTCTGCCGAAGCATATTTCGGAGAAGGCGGTGATCGCGGCCATCGATCCGGACAAGGATGTCGACGGGCTTTCGCCGATCAATGTGGGCCGGCTCGTTTCGGGCCTGGCCGACGAAGCGCTGGTCTCCTGCACGCCGGCGGGCTGTCTCGTCATGGCGAAATCGGTCACGCCCGATCTGAGCGGGCTCAACGCCGTCGTCGTCGGCCGCTCCAACATCGTCGGCAAGCCGGTGGCGCACCTCCTCCTTGCGGAAAACTGCACGGTGACCATTGCCCATTCCAGGACGCGCGATCTGCCATCCGTCTGCCGCTCCGCCGATATTCTGGTCGCGGCCGTCGGACGGCCGAAGATGATCAAGGGCGATTGGGTGAAGCCGGGTGCGACCGTCATCGACGTCGGCATCAACCGCATTCCCGCGCCGGAGAAGGGCGAGGGCAAGACGCGGCTCGTCGGCGATGTTGATTTCGGCGAGGCGGCGGAGGTCGCCGGTGCCATTACGCCCGTGCCTGGTGGCGTCGGGCTGATGACCATTGCCATGCTGATGGCGAACACGGTGATCGCGGCCTCGAGGAAAGCGGGACGCCCGGAGATCGGGGCGGCAATCCTCCAAGGCTGA
- a CDS encoding DUF1328 domain-containing protein, protein MLGWALTFLVIALIAAVLGFGGIAGTAVGIAKIIFFVAVILFLISAIFGGIRGRRI, encoded by the coding sequence ATGCTCGGTTGGGCTTTGACCTTTCTCGTTATCGCGCTGATCGCTGCGGTGCTTGGATTTGGTGGTATTGCCGGTACGGCTGTGGGCATTGCCAAGATTATCTTCTTCGTCGCCGTGATCCTCTTCCTTATCTCGGCCATTTTCGGCGGCATTCGCGGGCGCCGTATCTGA
- a CDS encoding NUDIX domain-containing protein, whose amino-acid sequence MKKPLPEIVERRRVYDGWNRMDELTVTGLSPQTHKREVIDHGDAASLLPYDAERRTVLLVNQWRAPLAERPEGGFIMEACAGIIDPGETPAEAALREAEEELGVKLEKAEHVASVYPAPGCLTEFAHLFLAPYRPQDRKNAGGGKDEEGEAIEVVEMSLDRLFALVREAGINDVKTLILAQALLLRGL is encoded by the coding sequence ATGAAGAAACCGCTGCCAGAAATCGTCGAGCGCCGCCGCGTCTATGACGGCTGGAACCGGATGGACGAGCTGACCGTGACCGGGCTTTCGCCGCAGACCCATAAGCGCGAAGTCATCGACCATGGCGATGCGGCGAGCCTTCTTCCCTATGATGCCGAACGCCGCACGGTCCTGCTCGTCAACCAATGGCGGGCGCCACTTGCCGAGCGCCCCGAAGGCGGCTTCATCATGGAGGCCTGCGCCGGGATCATCGACCCGGGCGAGACGCCTGCGGAAGCGGCGTTGCGCGAGGCGGAAGAAGAGCTCGGCGTGAAGCTCGAAAAGGCGGAGCATGTGGCAAGCGTCTATCCCGCCCCTGGCTGCCTGACCGAATTCGCGCATCTCTTTCTCGCGCCCTACCGCCCGCAAGACCGCAAGAATGCGGGCGGCGGCAAGGACGAGGAAGGCGAGGCGATCGAGGTCGTGGAGATGTCGCTCGATCGGCTTTTCGCCCTGGTGCGGGAAGCGGGGATCAACGACGTCAAGACATTGATTCTGGCCCAGGCCCTGCTTTTGCGCGGCCTGTGA
- a CDS encoding alpha/beta hydrolase, protein MPIDPQVEKVLQRMAKAGGPPLHEMNVAEMRATQGVLQHTFGGPIIDMAEVKDVAADGPTGPIRLRLYRPHGVDDTGPAIIYLHGGGWVLGTLDTADTLCRRMADTARCRIVSVDYRLAPENPFPAGPEDAIAATRWIGAHAVELGIDANRLAIAGDSAGGSLAAVTTLALRQEAPQLAFQVLLYPATDNSEASNSRPSRIANAKAPPLTLEDMIALVTHYLPNVETGLDWRASPLLAEDHHGLPPALIVTGGHDPLLDDGAAYAQKLRDAGVEVLHRHFPGQVHGFMELGGVVDAVGEVMETIALLARQRF, encoded by the coding sequence ATGCCCATCGATCCGCAAGTCGAGAAAGTGCTCCAACGCATGGCGAAGGCCGGCGGGCCGCCTCTGCACGAGATGAACGTCGCGGAGATGCGTGCCACGCAAGGGGTGCTGCAGCACACATTCGGCGGCCCGATCATCGATATGGCGGAGGTGAAAGACGTGGCGGCCGACGGGCCGACCGGACCGATCCGGCTCAGGCTCTACAGGCCGCACGGCGTCGACGACACCGGGCCCGCCATCATCTATCTGCATGGCGGCGGCTGGGTACTCGGCACGCTCGACACGGCGGACACGCTCTGCCGACGCATGGCCGACACCGCCCGCTGCCGGATCGTTTCCGTCGATTACCGCCTCGCCCCGGAAAACCCGTTTCCAGCAGGCCCGGAGGATGCGATCGCCGCCACGCGCTGGATCGGCGCCCATGCCGTCGAGCTCGGCATCGATGCGAACCGGCTTGCGATCGCAGGCGACAGCGCTGGCGGCAGCCTCGCCGCCGTTACCACGCTGGCGCTTCGCCAAGAGGCGCCGCAGCTCGCCTTCCAGGTGCTTCTCTATCCCGCCACCGACAACAGCGAGGCCTCCAATTCGCGCCCCTCGCGCATCGCCAATGCGAAGGCGCCGCCGCTCACGCTCGAAGACATGATCGCGCTCGTCACCCATTACCTGCCGAACGTCGAGACAGGGCTCGACTGGCGCGCCTCGCCGCTTCTCGCCGAAGACCATCACGGCCTGCCGCCAGCCCTCATCGTCACCGGCGGTCACGATCCCCTGCTCGATGACGGCGCGGCCTATGCGCAAAAGCTCCGCGATGCCGGCGTCGAGGTCCTGCACCGCCATTTCCCCGGGCAGGTCCATGGCTTCATGGAGCTCGGCGGCGTCGTCGATGCCGTCGGCGAGGTCATGGAGACGATCGCACTTCTCGCCAGGCAGCGCTTCTAG
- the pepN gene encoding aminopeptidase N: MQREGAAVVRLEDYRPTDYAIDTVDLDFRLDPTATQVTASLALRRREPSPTQAQKTQAENPPLILDGDGLKLKQVFVDGRTLSADEYEASPDRLTLHTPPHEPFTLKIVTEIDPENNTALMGLYRSSGVYTTQCEAEGFRRITYFYDRPDVLAVYTVRMEAPRAQTPVMLSNGNLIQSGPVDGSNRHYAVWHDPFPKPSYLFALVAGDLGSIHDEFVTTSGRRVRLGIFCEHGKEERCRYAMDALKRSMRWDEEVFGREYDLDVFNIVAVSDFNMGAMENKGLNVFNDKYVLVDAETGTDMDYAHVEGVIAHEYFHNWTGDRITCRDWFQLCLKEGLTVFRDQEFSSDMRSRPVKRISDVIGLRQAQFPEDAGPLAHPVRPTAYREINNFYTATVYEKGAEICRMLKLVLGDEGFRAGMDLYFERHDGGAVTIEDFIECFAEATGKDLTQFSLWYHQAGTPKVTLRHAYDAQSETLSLSLAQELPQTPDNKPKAPQLIPLSFGLVGPDGQDLSWDDVDAPAGLGDGGKEALGRGLILLSEKEVNLTFRGVRAEAVPSVLRGFSAPVHLEADLTDDDLFFLARQDTDAFNRWEALQSLARRAILSGYQALASGGAASFDPRLAAAFAELAENTDFDPAFRALALALPSENEIAQLIAKDVDPDIVYETRQALAGFIGEKVADRIVEAAKREPAMPAYSPDADNAGRRALTFAAWRYQIAAGKARGQDEGVEVRKSFETATNLTERLAALRLLVHENLTGASAALDAFFERYRDNPLVLDKWFAVQAMQPGHDTLKKVEALTQNPAFSWKTPNRVYSLVRTFGAGNPTAFNRPDGAGYHFLANAIADLDKSNPSVASRLATCFRSYRLLEPGRRTHAEAALRALSDRPDLSTDVADIVIRTLG, encoded by the coding sequence ATGCAACGTGAGGGCGCCGCAGTCGTGCGGCTCGAAGATTACCGACCGACCGATTACGCCATCGACACTGTCGATCTCGATTTCCGCCTCGATCCGACGGCCACGCAGGTCACTGCGTCTCTGGCGCTTCGTCGCCGCGAGCCCTCCCCCACACAGGCCCAAAAGACACAGGCCGAAAACCCGCCCCTCATTCTCGACGGCGACGGGCTGAAACTGAAGCAAGTCTTCGTCGATGGCCGCACGCTCAGCGCCGACGAATACGAGGCGAGCCCGGACCGCCTCACCCTGCACACGCCGCCGCACGAGCCCTTCACGCTCAAGATCGTCACCGAGATCGATCCGGAGAACAACACGGCCCTGATGGGGCTTTATCGATCGAGCGGCGTCTACACGACGCAATGCGAGGCGGAAGGCTTCCGTCGCATCACCTATTTCTACGACCGGCCCGACGTGCTGGCCGTCTACACCGTGCGTATGGAAGCGCCGCGGGCGCAAACGCCCGTCATGCTCTCCAACGGCAATCTCATCCAAAGCGGCCCGGTGGATGGCAGCAACCGCCATTACGCCGTCTGGCACGACCCGTTTCCGAAGCCCTCCTATCTCTTCGCCCTCGTTGCCGGCGACCTCGGCTCCATCCACGACGAATTCGTCACCACGTCCGGCCGGCGCGTGCGCCTCGGCATCTTTTGCGAGCACGGCAAGGAAGAGCGCTGCCGCTATGCCATGGATGCGCTGAAGCGCTCCATGCGCTGGGACGAGGAAGTCTTCGGACGCGAATACGATCTCGACGTCTTCAACATCGTTGCCGTGTCCGACTTCAACATGGGCGCGATGGAGAACAAGGGCCTCAACGTCTTCAACGACAAATACGTGCTCGTCGATGCGGAGACCGGAACGGACATGGATTACGCCCATGTCGAAGGCGTGATCGCCCACGAATATTTCCACAACTGGACCGGCGACCGCATCACCTGCCGCGACTGGTTTCAGCTCTGCCTCAAGGAAGGCCTGACGGTCTTCCGCGACCAGGAATTCTCCTCAGACATGCGTTCGCGCCCGGTCAAACGGATCTCCGACGTGATCGGCCTGCGTCAGGCGCAGTTTCCGGAAGATGCCGGCCCGCTCGCCCATCCGGTGCGGCCGACCGCCTACCGCGAGATCAACAACTTCTACACGGCGACCGTCTACGAGAAGGGTGCCGAAATCTGCCGCATGCTGAAGCTCGTCCTGGGCGATGAGGGATTCCGAGCCGGCATGGACCTTTATTTCGAGCGCCACGATGGCGGCGCCGTCACCATCGAGGACTTCATCGAGTGCTTTGCCGAGGCGACCGGCAAGGATCTCACCCAGTTCTCGCTCTGGTACCATCAGGCTGGTACGCCGAAAGTGACGCTCCGCCACGCTTATGATGCACAAAGCGAGACGCTGTCGCTCAGCCTTGCCCAGGAGCTGCCGCAGACGCCGGACAACAAGCCGAAAGCGCCGCAGCTTATCCCGCTTTCCTTCGGCCTCGTCGGCCCCGACGGTCAGGATCTGTCCTGGGACGACGTCGATGCCCCGGCCGGCCTCGGCGATGGCGGCAAGGAGGCGCTCGGGCGCGGTCTCATCCTTCTCTCCGAAAAGGAAGTGAACCTCACATTCCGCGGTGTGCGTGCCGAAGCCGTCCCCTCGGTGCTGCGCGGATTTTCCGCGCCCGTTCATCTTGAGGCCGATCTCACCGACGACGACCTCTTTTTCCTGGCACGCCAGGACACGGACGCCTTCAACCGTTGGGAAGCGCTGCAAAGTCTGGCCCGGCGCGCCATCCTCTCGGGCTATCAGGCGCTTGCGAGCGGCGGTGCCGCCTCATTCGATCCGAGACTTGCGGCGGCCTTCGCGGAACTTGCCGAGAACACCGATTTCGACCCGGCCTTCCGCGCGCTCGCCCTCGCTTTGCCGTCCGAAAACGAGATCGCCCAGCTGATCGCCAAAGATGTCGATCCCGACATCGTCTACGAGACGCGGCAGGCGCTTGCCGGCTTCATCGGCGAGAAGGTGGCCGACCGCATCGTCGAAGCCGCAAAGCGCGAGCCCGCCATGCCGGCCTATTCGCCCGATGCCGACAATGCCGGGCGGCGCGCCCTCACCTTCGCCGCATGGCGCTATCAGATCGCCGCCGGCAAGGCGCGCGGTCAGGACGAAGGCGTGGAAGTGCGCAAATCGTTCGAGACGGCGACCAATCTCACCGAGCGTCTCGCAGCGCTCCGGCTTCTCGTGCACGAAAACCTCACCGGCGCCTCGGCCGCGCTCGACGCCTTCTTCGAACGCTACCGCGACAATCCGCTCGTCCTCGACAAGTGGTTTGCCGTGCAGGCGATGCAGCCCGGCCACGACACGCTTAAAAAGGTCGAGGCCCTCACCCAGAATCCGGCGTTTTCCTGGAAGACGCCGAACCGCGTCTATTCGCTGGTGCGCACCTTCGGGGCCGGCAATCCAACGGCTTTCAACCGTCCCGACGGCGCCGGCTATCATTTCCTCGCCAATGCGATCGCCGATCTCGACAAGAGCAACCCTTCGGTCGCGTCGCGGCTCGCCACCTGCTTCCGCAGCTACCGGCTGCTCGAACCGGGGCGTCGCACGCATGCGGAGGCCGCTTTGCGGGCACTCTCCGACCGTCCGGATCTATCCACGGACGTGGCCGACATCGTCATTCGCACGCTGGGGTAG